One Pseudomonas entomophila genomic window carries:
- the pyk gene encoding pyruvate kinase, with protein sequence MTPDKKVKILATLGPAIKGIDDIRQLVEAGVNIFRLNFSHGEHTDHALRYQWIREVEQQLNYPLGILMDLQGPKLRVGRFAEGKVQLQRGQALRLDLDQTPGDSRRVNLPHPEIIAALEPGMDLLLDDGKLRLRVTAKHSDAIDTEVLAGGELSDRKGVNVPQAVLDLSPLTEKDRRDLAFGLELGVDWVALSFVQRPEDITEARQLIGDRAYLMAKIEKPSAVEQLQAIAELSDAIMVARGDLGVEVPAESVPQIQKRIIGTCRQLGKPVVVATQMLESMRFSPAPTRAEVTDVANAVAEGADAVMLSAETASGDYPLEAVQMMSKIIRQVENGPDYQAQLDVGRPKAEATVSDAISCAIRRISGILPVAVLVNYSESGASTLRAARERPRAPILNLTPNLNTARRLSVTWGVHSVVNDRLRQVDEVVSTALEIAQAQGMASRGDTLLITAGVPFGKPGSTNTLRIETLV encoded by the coding sequence ATGACGCCTGATAAAAAAGTCAAAATCCTCGCCACCCTCGGGCCTGCGATCAAAGGCATCGATGACATCCGCCAGTTGGTCGAAGCCGGGGTGAACATCTTCCGCCTCAACTTCAGCCACGGCGAACACACCGACCACGCCCTGCGCTACCAGTGGATCCGCGAAGTCGAGCAGCAGCTCAACTATCCGCTGGGTATCCTCATGGACCTGCAGGGCCCGAAACTGCGGGTAGGCCGCTTCGCCGAAGGCAAGGTGCAGCTGCAACGCGGCCAGGCCTTGCGCCTGGACCTGGACCAGACCCCGGGCGACAGCCGTCGGGTCAACCTGCCGCACCCGGAGATCATCGCCGCGCTGGAACCCGGCATGGACCTGCTGCTGGACGACGGCAAGCTGCGCCTGCGGGTGACCGCCAAGCACAGCGACGCCATCGACACCGAAGTGCTGGCCGGCGGCGAACTGTCCGACCGCAAGGGGGTCAACGTGCCCCAGGCGGTGCTGGACCTCTCCCCGCTCACCGAGAAGGACCGCCGCGACCTGGCCTTCGGCCTGGAACTGGGCGTGGACTGGGTGGCCCTGTCGTTCGTGCAGCGCCCCGAAGACATCACCGAGGCCCGCCAGTTGATCGGCGACCGTGCCTACCTGATGGCCAAGATCGAGAAACCCTCGGCGGTCGAGCAACTGCAAGCTATCGCCGAGCTGTCCGACGCGATCATGGTCGCCCGTGGCGATCTGGGCGTTGAAGTGCCGGCCGAGAGCGTGCCGCAGATCCAGAAACGTATCATCGGCACCTGCCGCCAGCTGGGCAAACCCGTGGTGGTGGCCACCCAGATGCTCGAGTCGATGCGTTTCTCCCCGGCCCCGACCCGCGCCGAAGTCACCGACGTGGCCAACGCCGTGGCCGAAGGCGCGGACGCAGTGATGCTGTCGGCCGAAACGGCTTCGGGCGACTACCCGCTGGAGGCGGTGCAGATGATGAGCAAGATCATCCGCCAGGTGGAGAACGGCCCGGACTACCAAGCCCAGCTCGACGTCGGCCGGCCCAAGGCCGAGGCGACCGTGTCCGACGCCATCAGCTGTGCGATCCGCCGTATCAGCGGCATCCTGCCGGTGGCGGTGCTGGTCAATTACAGCGAGTCGGGGGCCTCGACCCTGCGCGCCGCCCGCGAGCGGCCACGGGCGCCGATCCTCAACCTGACGCCGAACCTGAACACCGCCCGCCGCCTGAGCGTGACCTGGGGCGTGCACTCGGTGGTCAACGACCGCCTGCGCCAGGTCGACGAGGTGGTCTCCACCGCACTGGAGATCGCCCAGGCGCAAGGCATGGCCAGCCGTGGCGACACGCTGCTGATCACCGCCGGTGTGCCTTTCGGCAAGCCAGGTTCGACTAATACGCTGCGGATCGAGACGTTGGTCTAA
- a CDS encoding glycerate kinase type-2 family protein: protein MSVDPQELLRELFDTAIAAAHPRQVLEPCLPADRSGRVIVIGAGKAAAAMAEVVEKCWQGEVSGLVVTRYGHGASCQKIEVVEAAHPVPDAAGLAVAKRVLALVSNLSEDDRVIFLLSGGGSALLALPAEGLTLADKQQINKALLKSGATIGEMNCVRKHLSAIKGGRLAKACWPATVYTYAISDVPGDLATVIASGPTVADPSTSAEALAILKRYGIEAPKAVIDWLNNPASETVKADDPALARSHFQLIAKPQQSLEAAAVKARQAGFSPLILGDLEGESREVAKVHAGIARQIVLHGQPLKAPCVILSGGETTVTVRGNGRGGRNAEFLLSLTESLKGLPGVYALAGDTDGIDGSEDNAGAFMTPDSYARAEALGLSASDELDDNNGYGYFEALDALIVTEPTRTNVNDFRAILILETPQS from the coding sequence ATGTCGGTCGATCCACAAGAACTCCTGCGCGAACTGTTCGACACAGCCATCGCCGCCGCCCACCCCCGCCAGGTCCTGGAACCCTGCCTGCCCGCCGACCGCAGCGGCCGGGTCATCGTCATCGGCGCCGGCAAGGCCGCTGCGGCCATGGCCGAAGTGGTCGAGAAGTGCTGGCAAGGTGAAGTCTCCGGCCTGGTGGTCACCCGCTACGGCCATGGCGCCAGCTGCCAGAAGATCGAGGTGGTCGAAGCCGCCCACCCGGTCCCCGATGCCGCAGGCCTCGCCGTGGCCAAGCGCGTGCTGGCGCTGGTCAGCAACCTGAGCGAAGACGACCGCGTCATCTTCCTGCTTTCCGGTGGTGGTTCCGCACTGCTGGCACTGCCCGCCGAAGGCCTGACCCTGGCCGACAAGCAGCAGATCAACAAGGCCCTGCTCAAGTCCGGCGCCACCATCGGCGAGATGAACTGCGTGCGCAAGCACCTCTCGGCAATCAAGGGCGGTCGCCTGGCCAAGGCCTGCTGGCCGGCCACGGTGTACACCTATGCGATTTCCGACGTGCCGGGCGACCTCGCCACGGTCATCGCCTCCGGCCCCACCGTGGCCGACCCGAGCACCTCGGCCGAAGCACTGGCGATCCTCAAGCGCTACGGCATCGAAGCACCGAAGGCGGTCATCGACTGGCTGAACAACCCAGCCTCGGAAACCGTCAAGGCCGACGACCCCGCTCTCGCCCGCAGCCACTTCCAGCTCATTGCCAAGCCCCAGCAGTCGCTGGAGGCCGCGGCGGTGAAAGCCCGCCAGGCCGGTTTCAGCCCGCTGATCCTCGGTGACCTGGAGGGTGAGTCCCGCGAGGTGGCGAAGGTGCATGCCGGCATCGCCCGCCAGATCGTGCTGCATGGCCAGCCGCTGAAGGCGCCCTGCGTGATCCTGTCCGGTGGCGAGACCACCGTCACCGTGCGCGGCAACGGCCGTGGCGGGCGCAACGCCGAGTTCCTGCTCAGCCTCACCGAAAGCCTCAAGGGCCTGCCGGGCGTGTATGCCCTGGCCGGCGATACCGACGGCATCGATGGGTCCGAAGACAACGCCGGCGCCTTCATGACCCCGGACAGCTACGCCCGCGCCGAGGCCCTGGGCCTGTCGGCCAGCGACGAGCTGGACGACAACAACGGCTACGGCTACTTCGAGGCGCTCGATGCGCTGATCGTCACCGAGCCGACCCGCACCAACGTCAACGACTTCCGCGCCATCCTGATCCTCGAGACCCCGCAATCATGA
- a CDS encoding 2-hydroxy-3-oxopropionate reductase, translating to MAKIGFLGTGIMGKPMAQNLQKAGHSIFVSTHHDAAPADLIAAGAVALANPKEVAQEAEFIIVMVPDTPQVESVLFGENGVVEGVGPNKVVIDMSSISPTATKAFAEKIKATGAAYLDAPVSGGEVGAKAATLSIMVGGCPKAFERALPLFEAMGKNITRVGGNGDGQTAKVANQIIVALNIQAVGEALLFAAKNGADPAKVREALMGGFASSKILEVHAERMIKGTFDPGFRINLHQKDLNLALQGAKELGINLPNTSNAQQVFSTCVALGGGNWDHSALIKGLEHMANFSIRDDK from the coding sequence ATGGCTAAAATCGGTTTCCTCGGCACCGGCATCATGGGCAAGCCCATGGCCCAGAACCTGCAAAAAGCAGGTCACAGCATCTTCGTATCCACCCACCACGACGCCGCCCCGGCCGACCTGATCGCCGCCGGCGCCGTGGCCCTGGCCAACCCGAAGGAAGTGGCCCAGGAAGCTGAATTCATCATCGTCATGGTGCCGGACACCCCGCAGGTCGAAAGCGTCCTGTTCGGTGAGAACGGTGTCGTCGAGGGCGTCGGCCCGAACAAGGTAGTGATCGACATGAGCTCGATCTCCCCGACTGCCACCAAGGCCTTCGCCGAGAAGATCAAGGCCACCGGCGCCGCCTACCTGGACGCCCCAGTCTCTGGTGGTGAAGTCGGTGCCAAGGCCGCGACCCTGAGCATAATGGTCGGTGGCTGCCCGAAAGCCTTCGAACGTGCCCTGCCGCTGTTCGAAGCCATGGGCAAGAACATCACCCGCGTCGGTGGCAACGGCGATGGCCAGACCGCCAAGGTCGCCAACCAGATCATCGTCGCCCTGAACATCCAGGCCGTCGGCGAAGCCCTGCTGTTCGCCGCCAAGAACGGCGCAGATCCAGCCAAGGTGCGCGAAGCGCTGATGGGCGGCTTCGCCTCGTCGAAGATCCTCGAAGTGCACGCCGAGCGCATGATCAAGGGCACCTTCGACCCGGGCTTCCGCATCAACCTGCACCAGAAGGACCTGAACCTGGCCCTGCAGGGCGCCAAGGAACTGGGCATCAACTTGCCCAACACCTCCAACGCCCAGCAAGTGTTCAGCACCTGCGTGGCACTGGGCGGTGGCAACTGGGACCACTCGGCGCTGATCAAGGGCCTGGAGCACATGGCCAACTTCTCGATCCGCGACGACAAGTAA
- the hyi gene encoding hydroxypyruvate isomerase: MPRFAANLSMLFTEQDFLARFKAAADAGFSGVEYLFPYDFSANEIKQQLDAHGLTQVLFNLPAGDWSKGERGITCHPDRVEEFRAGVDKAIAYAKVLGNTQVNALAGIRPEGLDCATVRKTFVENLRYAADKLKAAGIRLVMEMINTRDIPGFYLNTTQQALEIQAEVGSDNLFLQYDIYHMQIMEGDLARTLETNLKLINHVQLADNPGRHEPGTGEINYRFLFEHLDRIGYQGWVGAEYKPKTTTEAGLGWLKTHNAI, from the coding sequence ATGCCTCGCTTCGCCGCCAACCTGTCCATGCTGTTCACCGAGCAGGACTTCCTGGCCCGCTTCAAGGCCGCCGCCGACGCCGGCTTCAGCGGTGTCGAATACCTCTTCCCGTACGATTTCAGCGCCAATGAAATCAAGCAGCAGCTCGATGCCCACGGCCTGACGCAAGTGCTGTTCAACCTGCCTGCGGGTGACTGGTCGAAAGGTGAGCGCGGCATCACCTGCCACCCGGATCGCGTCGAAGAGTTCCGCGCCGGCGTCGACAAGGCCATCGCGTACGCCAAGGTGCTGGGCAACACCCAGGTCAACGCCCTGGCCGGTATTCGCCCCGAGGGCCTGGACTGCGCCACTGTGCGCAAGACCTTCGTCGAGAACCTGCGCTACGCCGCTGACAAGCTCAAGGCCGCCGGGATCCGCCTGGTCATGGAAATGATCAACACCCGCGACATCCCCGGCTTCTACCTGAACACCACCCAGCAGGCCCTGGAGATCCAGGCCGAGGTGGGCAGCGACAACCTGTTCCTGCAGTACGACATCTACCACATGCAGATCATGGAAGGTGACCTGGCCCGCACCCTGGAAACCAACCTGAAGCTGATCAACCACGTGCAGCTGGCCGACAACCCGGGCCGCCACGAGCCGGGCACCGGCGAGATCAACTACCGCTTCCTGTTCGAGCACCTGGACCGCATCGGCTACCAGGGCTGGGTGGGCGCGGAGTACAAGCCCAAGACCACCACTGAAGCTGGCCTGGGCTGGTTGAAGACCCATAACGCAATTTGA
- the gcl gene encoding glyoxylate carboligase, whose protein sequence is MSKMRAIDAAVLVMRREGVDTAFGIPGAAINPLYSALKKVGGIDHVLARHVEGASHMAEGYTRANPGNIGVCIGTSGPAGTDMVTGLYSASADSIPILCITGQAPRARLHKEDFQAVDITNIVKPVTKWATTVLEPGQVPYAFQKAFYEMRTGRPGPVLIDLPFDVQMAEIEFDIDAYEPLPVHKPSATRVQAEKALALLNDAERPLLVAGGGIINADASDKLVEFAELTGVPVIPTLMGWGTIPDDHAQMVGMVGLQTSHRYGNATLLKSDLVFGIGNRWANRHTGSVDVYTEGRKFVHVDIEPTQIGRVFTPDLGIVSDAGKALDVFLEVAREWKAAGLLKCRKAWLEDCQQRKATLQRKTHFDNVPVKPQRVYEEMNQVFGKDTCYVSTIGLSQIAGAQFLHVYKPRHWINCGQAGPLGWTIPAALGVVKADPKRKVVALSGDYDFQFMIEELAVGAQFNLPYVHVLVNNAYLGLIRQAQRGFDMDYCVQLAFENINATDAATYGVDHVAVVEGLGCKAIRVFEPADIAPALLKAQKMAEEFRVPVVVEVILERVTNISMGTEINAVNEFEDLALVGNDAPTAISLLD, encoded by the coding sequence ATGAGCAAAATGAGAGCAATCGATGCAGCCGTTCTGGTCATGCGCCGTGAAGGTGTAGATACCGCGTTCGGCATTCCGGGGGCCGCCATCAACCCGCTGTACTCGGCCCTGAAGAAAGTCGGTGGCATCGATCACGTCCTCGCTCGCCACGTCGAAGGCGCCTCGCACATGGCCGAGGGCTACACCCGTGCCAACCCGGGCAACATCGGTGTATGCATCGGCACCTCTGGCCCTGCCGGCACCGACATGGTCACCGGCCTGTACAGCGCCTCGGCCGACTCCATCCCGATCCTCTGCATCACTGGCCAGGCGCCGCGTGCCCGTCTGCACAAGGAAGACTTCCAGGCTGTCGACATCACCAACATCGTCAAGCCGGTGACCAAGTGGGCGACCACCGTTCTGGAGCCGGGCCAGGTGCCCTACGCCTTCCAGAAGGCCTTCTATGAAATGCGCACCGGCCGCCCAGGCCCGGTGCTGATCGACCTGCCGTTCGACGTACAGATGGCTGAGATCGAGTTCGACATCGACGCCTACGAGCCGCTGCCGGTGCACAAGCCGTCCGCCACCCGCGTACAAGCTGAAAAAGCCCTGGCCCTGCTCAATGACGCCGAACGCCCGCTGCTGGTGGCCGGTGGCGGCATCATCAACGCCGACGCCAGCGACAAGCTGGTCGAATTCGCCGAACTGACCGGCGTGCCGGTGATCCCGACCCTGATGGGCTGGGGCACCATCCCGGACGATCACGCGCAGATGGTCGGCATGGTCGGCCTGCAGACCTCGCACCGCTACGGCAACGCCACCCTGCTCAAGTCCGACCTGGTGTTCGGTATCGGCAACCGCTGGGCCAACCGCCACACTGGCTCCGTCGACGTCTACACCGAAGGCCGCAAGTTCGTGCACGTGGACATCGAACCGACCCAGATCGGCCGCGTGTTCACCCCTGACTTAGGGATAGTCTCCGATGCCGGCAAGGCGCTGGACGTGTTCCTCGAAGTGGCCCGCGAGTGGAAAGCCGCAGGCCTGCTCAAGTGCCGCAAGGCCTGGCTGGAAGACTGCCAGCAGCGCAAGGCCACCCTGCAACGCAAGACCCACTTCGACAACGTGCCGGTCAAGCCGCAGCGCGTGTACGAAGAGATGAACCAGGTGTTCGGCAAGGACACCTGCTACGTCAGCACCATCGGCCTGTCGCAGATCGCCGGCGCGCAGTTCCTGCACGTGTACAAGCCACGCCACTGGATCAACTGCGGCCAGGCCGGCCCGTTGGGCTGGACCATCCCGGCCGCGCTGGGTGTGGTCAAGGCCGATCCGAAGCGCAAGGTGGTCGCGCTGTCCGGTGACTACGACTTCCAGTTCATGATCGAAGAGCTGGCGGTGGGCGCGCAGTTCAACCTGCCGTATGTCCACGTGCTGGTGAACAACGCCTACCTGGGCCTGATCCGCCAGGCCCAGCGTGGCTTCGACATGGATTACTGTGTACAACTGGCCTTCGAGAACATCAATGCCACCGACGCCGCCACCTACGGTGTCGACCACGTCGCCGTGGTCGAGGGCCTGGGTTGCAAGGCCATCCGCGTGTTCGAACCGGCCGACATCGCCCCTGCCCTGCTCAAGGCGCAGAAGATGGCTGAAGAGTTCCGCGTACCGGTGGTGGTCGAAGTGATTCTCGAGCGCGTGACCAACATTTCCATGGGCACCGAGATCAACGCGGTCAACGAGTTCGAAGACCTCGCCCTGGTGGGCAACGACGCGCCAACCGCCATCTCGCTGCTGGACTGA
- a CDS encoding GlcG/HbpS family heme-binding protein has translation MNALTLKVAVGVVNAALAAGRKINAAPLTVAVLDAGGHLLALQREDGASLLRPEVAIGKAWGAVALGKGSRLLALDSQQRPAFYAALNGVGERPVVPVPGGVLIRDQDGKVLGAVGISGDTSDIDEQCAINAIEEVGLTADAGVAA, from the coding sequence ATGAACGCATTGACCCTGAAAGTCGCCGTTGGCGTGGTGAATGCCGCGCTGGCCGCAGGCCGCAAGATCAACGCCGCGCCGTTGACGGTGGCGGTGCTGGACGCTGGCGGGCACCTGCTGGCGTTGCAGCGGGAGGACGGCGCCAGCCTGCTGAGGCCGGAAGTCGCCATCGGCAAGGCCTGGGGCGCGGTGGCCCTGGGCAAGGGGTCGCGCCTGCTGGCGCTGGACTCGCAGCAGCGGCCGGCGTTCTACGCCGCGCTGAACGGGGTGGGCGAGCGGCCGGTGGTGCCGGTGCCGGGCGGGGTGTTGATCCGTGACCAGGACGGCAAGGTACTGGGGGCGGTGGGGATCAGCGGGGATACGTCGGATATCGACGAGCAGTGCGCGATCAATGCGATCGAGGAAGTGGGGCTGACGGCGGATGCCGGGGTGGCGGCTTAA
- a CDS encoding TetR/AcrR family transcriptional regulator, whose protein sequence is MSTIRERNKELILRAASEEFADKGFAATKTSDIAAKAGLPKPNVYYYFKSKENLYREVLESIIAPIMQASTPFNADGDPKEVLSSYIRSKIRISRDLPHASKVFASEIMHGAPHLSPSQVEQLNEQARHNIECIQRWIERGQIANVDPHHLMFSIWAATQTYADFDWQIAVVTGKAKLADSDYDAAAETIIRLVLKGCEPEAA, encoded by the coding sequence ATGAGCACCATTCGCGAGCGCAACAAGGAATTGATCCTGCGCGCGGCCAGTGAAGAATTCGCCGACAAGGGCTTCGCCGCCACCAAGACCAGCGATATCGCGGCCAAGGCCGGCCTGCCCAAGCCCAACGTGTACTACTACTTCAAGTCGAAGGAAAACCTCTACCGCGAGGTGCTCGAGAGCATCATCGCGCCGATCATGCAGGCCTCGACGCCGTTCAACGCCGACGGCGACCCGAAGGAAGTGCTGAGTTCGTACATCCGCTCGAAGATCCGCATCTCCCGCGACCTGCCCCACGCCTCGAAAGTGTTCGCCAGCGAGATCATGCACGGCGCGCCGCACCTCTCGCCCAGCCAGGTCGAGCAGCTCAACGAGCAGGCCCGGCACAACATCGAGTGCATCCAGCGTTGGATCGAGCGCGGGCAGATCGCCAATGTCGACCCGCACCACCTGATGTTCAGCATCTGGGCAGCGACGCAAACATACGCTGATTTCGACTGGCAGATCGCCGTGGTGACCGGCAAGGCGAAGCTGGCCGACAGTGACTACGACGCGGCGGCGGAGACCATCATCCGCCTGGTGTTGAAAGGCTGCGAGCCCGAGGCGGCCTGA
- a CDS encoding DUF808 domain-containing protein, whose product MAGSSLLVLIDDIATVLDDVSVMTKVAAKKTAGVLGDDLALNAQQVTGVRADREIPVVWAVAKGSLVNKAILVPAALLISAFIPWAVVPLLMVGGAYLCFEGFEKLAHKFLHSKEEDEAQHEARKEALADANVDLVAYEKSKIKGAVRTDFILSAEIIAITLGIVADAPLSQQIVVLSGIAVVMTIGVYGLVGGIVKLDDLGLWMTQKSSGLARAIGGGILRAAPYMMKGLSVVGTAAMFLVGGGILVHGIAPLHHAIEAFADGRGGALTGAVLNGVAGVVAGAVVLAVVAVVGKLWRVVRPAR is encoded by the coding sequence ATGGCAGGAAGCAGTCTACTGGTACTGATCGACGATATCGCCACGGTACTGGACGATGTCTCGGTAATGACCAAGGTCGCGGCAAAGAAGACCGCGGGGGTGCTGGGCGACGACCTGGCGCTCAATGCCCAGCAGGTCACCGGCGTGCGCGCCGACCGGGAAATTCCGGTGGTCTGGGCGGTGGCCAAGGGCTCGCTGGTGAACAAGGCGATCCTGGTGCCGGCGGCGCTGTTGATCAGTGCCTTCATCCCCTGGGCGGTCGTTCCCCTGCTGATGGTCGGTGGCGCCTACCTGTGCTTCGAAGGTTTCGAGAAGCTGGCGCACAAGTTCCTGCACAGCAAGGAAGAGGACGAGGCGCAGCACGAGGCGCGCAAGGAAGCCCTGGCCGACGCCAATGTCGACTTGGTGGCGTATGAGAAAAGCAAGATCAAGGGCGCGGTGCGCACCGACTTCATCCTGTCCGCCGAGATCATCGCCATTACCCTGGGAATCGTGGCCGACGCGCCGTTGAGCCAGCAGATCGTCGTGCTGTCGGGCATCGCCGTCGTCATGACCATCGGTGTCTATGGCTTGGTGGGCGGTATCGTCAAGCTCGACGACCTTGGGTTGTGGATGACCCAGAAGTCCTCGGGCCTGGCTCGCGCCATCGGTGGCGGCATCCTGCGCGCCGCGCCGTACATGATGAAGGGCCTGTCGGTGGTCGGTACCGCCGCCATGTTCCTGGTCGGCGGCGGCATCCTGGTGCATGGCATCGCGCCGTTGCACCATGCCATCGAAGCGTTCGCCGATGGGCGGGGCGGGGCGCTGACCGGGGCCGTGCTCAACGGTGTCGCCGGTGTGGTGGCCGGAGCCGTTGTGCTGGCCGTGGTCGCGGTGGTGGGCAAGCTCTGGCGGGTCGTGCGACCTGCTCGCTGA